From a single Raphanus sativus cultivar WK10039 chromosome 3, ASM80110v3, whole genome shotgun sequence genomic region:
- the LOC108847748 gene encoding UDP-glucuronate 4-epimerase 4: MSRLDDIPSSPGKFKIDKSSYFNRLRFQSSPTKFAFVSFLLLCLISLLFLRSPSSVNPSLSDPSRRSLRTFTYGGPAWEKRIRASARTRTSSNGMTVLVTGAAGFVGTHVSSALKRRGDGVIGLDNFNDYYDPSLKRARQALLERSGVFIVEGDINDVELLRKLFKIVSFTHVMHLAAQAGVRYAMENPSSYVHSNIAGLVNLLEVCKAANPQPAIVWASSSSVYGLNTKVPFSEKDRTDQPASLYAATKKAGEEIAHTYNHIYGLSLTGLRFFTVYGPWGRPDMAYFFFTKDILKGKSISIFESANHGTVARDFTYIDDIVKGCLGALDTAEKSTGSGGKKRGPAQLRVFNLGNTSPVPVSDLVSILERQLKVKAKKNLIKMPRNGDVPFTHANISLAQRQLGYKPTTDLQTGLKKFVRWYLSYYAGEKKAAAR, encoded by the coding sequence ATGTCTCGTCTCGACGACATACCATCAAGCCCAGGCAAGTTCAAGATTGACAAATCTTCTTACTTCAACCGTCTCAGGTTTCAATCATCTCCCACCAAGTTCGCATTCGtctccttcctcctcctctgtCTCATCTCTTTACTCTTCCTCCGATCTCCATCGTCCGTTAACCCCTCCCTGTCCGACCCATCTCGCCGCTCACTCCGAACCTTCACCTACGGAGGACCCGCTTGGGAGAAACGCATCCGAGCCTCTGCTCGAACCCGAACCTCAAGCAACGGAATGACCGTCTTAGTCACCGGAGCAGCCGGTTTCGTCGGTACACACGTCTCCTCCGCCTTAAAACGCCGCGGAGACGGCGTCATCGGCCTAGACAACTTCAACGACTACTACGACCCTTCTCTGAAACGTGCGAGACAAGCTTTGCTAGAGCGAAGCGGCGTCTTCATCGTGGAAGGAGACATAAACGACGTCGAACTCCTCCGTAAGCTCTTCAAGATCGTCTCCTTCACTCACGTTATGCACTTAGCCGCTCAAGCCGGAGTTAGATACGCAATGGAGAACCCTAGCTCCTACGTTCACAGCAACATCGCTGGACTAGTCAACCTCCTTGAGGTCTGCAAAGCGGCTAACCCGCAACCAGCTATCGTCTGGGCTTCCTCTAGCTCCGTCTATGGACTCAACACGAAAGTACCCTTCTCCGAGAAAGACAGAACAGACCAACCGGCGAGTCTCTACGCCGCCACGAAGAAAGCTGGTGAAGAGATAGCTCACACTTACAACCACATCTACGGGCTGTCCCTTACAGGACTAAGGTTCTTCACCGTGTACGGACCATGGGGAAGACCAGACATGGCTTACTTCTTTTTCACTAAAGACATTCTCAAAGGGAAGTCCATATCCATCTTCGAGTCAGCGAACCACGGGACGGTGGCTAGAGACTTCACTTACATAGACGACATCGTGAAGGGATGCTTAGGGGCGCTTGATACGGCGGAGAAGAGTACAGGAAGCGGAGGGAAGAAGAGAGGTCCGGCGCAGTTGAGAGTGTTTAACCTCGGGAACACCTCGCCGGTGCCGGTTTCCGATCTGGTGAGTATACTGGAGAGGCAGCTGAAAGTGAAGGCCAAGAAGAACTTGATCAAGATGCCACGAAACGGCGACGTTCCCTTCACTCATGCTAATATCAGCTTAGCTCAACGTCAGCTTGGGTATAAACCGACCACGGATTTGCAGACCGGGTTGAAGAAGTTCGTGAGATGGTACCTGAGTTATTACGCCGGCGAGAAGAAAGCCGCCGCGAGATGA
- the LOC108845201 gene encoding LOW QUALITY PROTEIN: 3-phosphoshikimate 1-carboxyvinyltransferase, chloroplastic (The sequence of the model RefSeq protein was modified relative to this genomic sequence to represent the inferred CDS: inserted 1 base in 1 codon; substituted 3 bases at 3 genomic stop codons) codes for FRSPGNAYIEGDASSASYFLAGAAITGETVTVKGCGTTSLXGDVKFAEFLEKMGCXVSXTENSVTVTGPPRDAFGMRHLRAVDVNMNKMPDVVMTLAVVALFADGPTTIRDVSSWRVKETERMIAICTELRKLGATVEEGSDYCVITPPAKLKPAEIDTYDDHRMAMPFSLAACADVSVTVKDPGCTKKXFLDYFQVFERITKH; via the exons TTCAGGTCGCCTGGTAATGCTTACATAGAAGGTGATGCTTCTAGTGCTAGTTATTTCTTGGCTGGTGCTGCCATTACTGGTGAAACTGTTACTGTTAAAGGTTGTGGAACAACTAGCCTGTAG GGAGATGTGAAGTTCGCTGAGTTTCTTGAAAAAATGGGATGTTAAGTGTCCTAGACAGAGAACAGTGTTACTGTGACTGGACCACCTAGAGATGCTTTTGGAATGAGACACTTGCGAGCTGTTGATGTCAACATGAACAAGATGCCTGATGTAGTCATGACTCTTGCCGTTGTTGCTCTTTTTGCAGATGGTCCAACCACCATTAGAGATG TTTCTAGCTGGAGAGTAAAGGAGACAGAAAGGATGATTGCCATTTGCACAGAGCTTAGGAAG CTTGGAGCTACAGTGGAAGAGGGTTCTGATTATTGTGTGATAACGCCACCAGCAAAGCTGAAACCGGCGGAGATTGATACATATGATGATCATAGAATGGCAATGCCATTCTCTCTTGCAGCTTGTGCTGATGTTTCAGTGACCGTCAAAGATCCTGGTTGCACCAAGA ACTTCCTTGACTACTTCCAAGTCTTTGAAAGAATCACAAAGCACTAA
- the LOC108847944 gene encoding protein GRAVITROPIC IN THE LIGHT 1: protein MLPSGLKETELNNNNQKVHPQPQPMEQQSINQNPEAMEALISNLFGNISSLKSAYIQLQSAHTPYDPDKIQEADKAVISELKNLSELKHVYRENNPKPVCVSPKDSRLAAEIQEQQSLLKTYEVMVKKFQSEIQNKDSEIAQMLHKIEEANQKRLKLEKNLKLRGMSSSTNESSGDLQFPDLTIELFVSTYEAASKAVHDFSKPLINMMKAAGWDLDSAADSIEPHVAYAKRPHKKYAFESYICQRMFSGFQQETFSLDSDDTDTFFPQFLALKDMDPLDALATNPDSNFGKFCKSKYLILIHPKMEASFFGNLDQRDYVAGGGHPRTAFYQAFLKLAKSIWLLHRLAYSFDPAAKIFQVKKGSEFSDSYMESVLKNIVVDEKGESPSVGLMVMPGFWIGGSVIQSRVYVSGVKVVE, encoded by the coding sequence ATGCTACCAAGTGGGTTGAAAGAAACTGaactcaacaacaacaaccagaAGGTCCATCCACAACCACAACCAATGGAACAACAATCAATCAACCAGAACCCTGAAGCTATGGAAGCACTCATCTCCAACCTCTTTGGAAACATCTCTTCTTTGAAATCTGCTTACATCCAGCTCCAATCTGCTCACACTCCTTACGACCCCGACAAGATCCAGGAAGCCGACAAGGCTGTCATCTCTGAACTCAAGAATCTCTCCGAGCTGAAACATGTTTACAGAGAGAACAACCCCAAGCCTGTGTGCGTCTCTCCCAAAGACTCTCGTTTAGCTGCGGAGATCCAAGAACAGCAGAGTCTGTTGAAGACTTATGAGGTCATGGTTAAGAAGTTTCAGTCTGAGATTCAGAACAAGGACTCTGAGATCGCTCAGATGTTGCACAAGATCGAGGAAGCTAATCAGAAACGTCTCAAGCTCGAGAAGAATCTTAAGCTAAGAGGAATGTCGTCGTCCACTAATGAATCTTCTGGTGATTTGCAGTTTCCTGACTTGACCATTGAGCTTTTTGTATCTACCTATGAAGCTGCTTCTAAAGCTGTTCATGATTTCTCAAAGCCGTTGATCAACATGATGAAAGCTGCGGGATGGGATCTTGATTCTGCAGCTGATTCCATTGAGCCTCATGTTGCTTACGCCAAGAGGCCTCACAAGAAATATGCGTTTGAATCATACATATGCCAGAGGATGTTCAGTGGGTTTCAGCAGGAAACTTTCTCATTAGACTCGGATGACACTGACACCTTCTTCCCTCAGTTTCTTGCTCTGAAAGACATGGATCCACTAGATGCTCTGGCTACAAACCCTGATTCCAACTTTGGTAAGTTCTGTAAGAGCAAGTATCTCATCTTGATCCACCCAAAGATGGAAGCTTCTTTCTTTGGAAACCTAGACCAGCGTGACTACGTGGCAGGAGGTGGCCACCCGAGGACCGCGTTTTACCAGGCCTTCTTGAAACTAGCAAAGTCTATATGGTTATTGCACAGGCTGGCTTACTCGTTTGACCCAGCTGCAAAGATCTTTCAAGTGAAAAAGGGTAGTGAGTTTTCTGATTCGTACATGGAAAGTGTTTTGAAGAACATAGTTGTGGATGAAAAGGGAGAGAGCCCAAGTGTTGGTCTTATGGTGATGCCTGGGTTTTGGATTGGTGGAAGTGTGATTCAGAGCCGAGTTTATGTCTCAGGTGTTAAGGTCGTTGAATGA